In the Micromonospora narathiwatensis genome, one interval contains:
- the fusA gene encoding elongation factor G translates to MAAADALANVRNIGIMAHIDAGKTTTTERILFYTGITYKIGEVHEGAAVMDWMEQEQERGITITSAATKCEWKGHTIQIIDTPGHVDFTVEVERSLRVLDGAVAVYDGVAGVEPQTENVWRQADKYNVPRMCFVNKLDRTGADFFRCVQMMIDRLNATPLVLQIPIGAEANFIGVVDLIEMRALTWRGETQKGEDYAVEEIPADLADSAAEWREKLMETLADVDDTVMEKYLEGEEISVEEIKAAIRRATIAGKANPVFTGTAFKNKGIQPMLDAVVAYLPSPLDIPAIEGTATDGETPMQRKPSVSEPFAALAFKIQTDKHLGKLTYVRVYSGTIESGMQVVNSTKDRKERIGKIYQMHANKREERNSAKAGDIIAVQGLKQTTTGDTLCDPANPVILESMTFPEPVIEVAIEPKTKADQEKLSTAIQRLAEEDPTFRVKLDEETGQTVISGMGELHLDILVDRMRREFNVEANIGKPQVAYRETIRRKVEKIEYTHKKQTGGSGQYARVIVSIEPLPLDNDSPTYEFANAVTGGRIPREFIPSVDAGAQDAMQYGILAGFPLVGVKLTLLDGQYHEVDSSEMAFKIAGSMVMKEAARKADPALLEPMMAVEVTTPEENMGDVIGDLNSRRGIIQAMEERHGARIVRALVPLSEMFGYVGDLRSKTQGRASYSMQFDSYAEVPASVAKEIIAKATGE, encoded by the coding sequence GTGGCCGCCGCAGACGCGCTCGCCAACGTACGCAACATCGGCATCATGGCGCACATCGATGCCGGTAAGACCACTACCACCGAGCGGATCCTGTTCTACACCGGTATCACCTACAAGATCGGTGAAGTCCACGAGGGCGCTGCCGTCATGGACTGGATGGAGCAGGAGCAGGAGCGCGGTATCACCATCACTTCCGCCGCCACGAAGTGCGAGTGGAAGGGCCACACGATCCAGATCATCGACACGCCCGGCCACGTCGACTTCACGGTCGAGGTGGAGCGGTCGCTGCGGGTGCTGGACGGTGCGGTCGCGGTCTACGACGGCGTCGCCGGCGTGGAGCCGCAGACGGAGAACGTGTGGCGCCAGGCGGACAAGTACAACGTCCCCCGGATGTGCTTCGTCAACAAGCTCGACCGGACCGGTGCCGACTTCTTCCGCTGCGTGCAGATGATGATCGACCGGCTCAACGCGACCCCGCTGGTCCTCCAGATCCCGATCGGCGCCGAGGCCAACTTCATCGGTGTGGTCGACCTGATCGAGATGCGCGCCCTCACCTGGCGCGGCGAGACCCAGAAGGGTGAGGACTACGCGGTCGAGGAGATCCCGGCCGACCTCGCCGACTCCGCCGCCGAGTGGCGCGAGAAGCTGATGGAGACCCTCGCCGACGTCGACGACACGGTGATGGAGAAGTACCTGGAGGGTGAGGAGATCTCCGTCGAGGAGATCAAGGCCGCCATCCGCCGGGCCACCATCGCCGGCAAGGCCAACCCCGTCTTCACCGGCACCGCCTTCAAGAACAAGGGCATCCAGCCCATGCTCGACGCGGTCGTCGCGTACCTGCCGTCGCCGCTGGACATCCCGGCCATCGAGGGCACCGCGACCGACGGCGAGACCCCGATGCAGCGGAAGCCGTCGGTCTCGGAGCCGTTCGCGGCGCTGGCCTTCAAGATCCAGACCGACAAGCACCTGGGCAAGCTCACCTACGTGCGGGTCTACTCGGGCACGATCGAGTCCGGCATGCAGGTGGTCAACTCCACCAAGGACCGCAAGGAACGGATCGGCAAGATCTACCAGATGCACGCCAACAAGCGGGAGGAGCGCAACTCCGCCAAGGCTGGCGACATCATCGCGGTCCAGGGTCTGAAGCAGACCACCACCGGTGACACCCTGTGCGACCCGGCGAACCCGGTCATCCTGGAGTCGATGACCTTCCCGGAGCCGGTCATCGAGGTCGCCATCGAGCCGAAGACCAAGGCCGACCAGGAGAAGCTCAGCACCGCCATCCAGCGGCTGGCCGAGGAGGACCCGACCTTCCGCGTCAAGCTGGACGAGGAGACCGGCCAGACCGTCATCTCCGGCATGGGCGAGCTGCACCTGGACATCCTGGTCGACCGGATGCGCCGCGAGTTCAACGTCGAGGCGAACATCGGCAAGCCGCAGGTGGCGTACCGCGAGACCATCCGCCGCAAGGTGGAGAAGATCGAGTACACCCACAAGAAGCAGACCGGTGGTTCCGGCCAGTACGCCCGCGTGATCGTGAGCATCGAGCCGCTGCCGCTGGACAACGACTCGCCGACCTACGAGTTCGCGAACGCCGTCACCGGTGGCCGTATCCCCCGGGAGTTCATCCCCTCGGTGGACGCGGGTGCCCAGGACGCGATGCAGTACGGCATTCTCGCCGGCTTCCCGCTGGTGGGTGTCAAGCTGACGCTGCTGGACGGCCAGTACCACGAGGTCGACTCGTCGGAAATGGCATTCAAGATCGCCGGCTCGATGGTGATGAAGGAGGCGGCCCGCAAGGCCGACCCCGCGCTGCTCGAGCCGATGATGGCTGTTGAGGTCACCACTCCGGAGGAGAACATGGGTGACGTCATCGGCGACCTCAACTCCCGGCGCGGCATCATCCAGGCGATGGAGGAGCGTCACGGCGCCCGCATCGTCCGGGCCCTGGTGCCGCTGTCGGAGATGTTCGGCTACGTCGGCGACCTGCGGTCGAAGACCCAGGGCCGGGCTAGCTACAGCATGCAGTTCGACTCCTACGCCGAGGTTCCGGCCTCGGTGGCCAAGGAGATCATCGCCAAGGCGACCGGTGAGTGA
- the rpsG gene encoding 30S ribosomal protein S7, whose amino-acid sequence MPRKGPAPRRPLVADPVYNSPLVTQLVNKILLRGKRQLAERIVYAALEGCREKSGTDPVVTLKRAMDNVKPTLEVRSRRVGGATYQVPVEVRPARATTLGLRWLVTYSRARREKTMVERLMNELLDASNGLGAAVKRREDTHKMAESNKAFAHYRW is encoded by the coding sequence ATGCCGCGTAAGGGACCCGCTCCGCGGCGGCCGCTGGTCGCTGACCCGGTGTACAACTCGCCGCTGGTCACCCAGTTGGTGAACAAGATCCTGCTGCGCGGCAAGCGTCAGCTCGCCGAGCGCATCGTGTACGCGGCCCTCGAGGGCTGCCGCGAGAAGTCCGGCACCGACCCGGTCGTCACCCTGAAGCGGGCGATGGACAACGTCAAGCCGACCCTCGAGGTGCGCAGCCGCCGCGTCGGTGGCGCCACCTACCAGGTCCCGGTCGAGGTCCGTCCGGCCCGGGCGACCACCCTGGGTCTGCGCTGGCTGGTCACCTACTCCCGCGCCCGGCGCGAGAAGACCATGGTCGAGCGGCTGATGAACGAGCTGCTGGACGCGAGCAACGGCCTCGGTGCCGCCGTCAAGCGGCGCGAGGACACCCACAAGATGGCCGAGTCCAACAAGGCCTTCGCGCACTACCGCTGGTAA
- the rpsL gene encoding 30S ribosomal protein S12 encodes MPTIQQLVRKGRQAKTSKTKTPALKGSPQRRGVCTRVYTTTPKKPNSALRKVARVKLSSQIEVTAYIPGVGHNLQEHSIVLVRGGRVKDLPGVRYKIVRGSLDTQGVRNRKQARSRYGAKKEKS; translated from the coding sequence GTGCCCACGATCCAGCAGCTGGTCCGCAAGGGCCGCCAGGCAAAGACGAGCAAGACCAAGACCCCGGCGCTGAAGGGTTCCCCTCAGCGGCGCGGCGTGTGCACGCGCGTGTACACCACCACCCCGAAGAAGCCGAACTCGGCGCTGCGCAAGGTCGCTCGTGTCAAGCTCAGCAGCCAGATCGAGGTGACCGCGTACATCCCGGGCGTCGGCCACAACCTGCAGGAGCACTCGATCGTGCTCGTCCGCGGCGGCCGGGTGAAGGACCTCCCCGGTGTGCGGTACAAGATCGTCCGCGGTTCGCTGGACACCCAGGGTGTCCGCAACCGCAAGCAGGCGCGCAGCCGCTACGGCGCCAAGAAGGAGAAGAGCTGA
- a CDS encoding DNA-directed RNA polymerase subunit beta' — protein sequence MLDVNFFDELRIGLATADDIRQWSHGEVKKPETINYRTLKPEKDGLFCEKIFGPQRDWECYCGKYKRVRFKGIICERCGVEVTRSKVRRERMGHIELAAPVTHIWYFKGVPSRLGYLLDLAPKDLEKIIYFASYVVTSVDAEARHRDLSTIENEILAEKRQAENSRDSEIEKRAAKLEADLAELEAEGAKADVRRKVKEGGEREMRQIRDRAQREIDRLDEVLDTFRKLEPKQLVTDELLYRELRDRFGEYFTGAMGAEAIKALVQNMDLEAEAESLRETIRSGKGQRKIRALKRLKVVAAFQNTRNSPLGMVLDCVPVIPPDLRPMVQLDGGRFATSDLNDLYRRVINRNNRLKRLIDLGAPEIIVNNEKRMLQEAVDALFDNGRRGRPVTGPGNRPLKSLSDMLKGKQGRFRQNLLGKRVDYSGRSVIVVGPKLKLHQCGLPKQMALELFKPFVMKRLVDLNHAQNIKSAKRMVERQRPVVWDVLEEVIGEHPVLLNRAPTLHRLGIQAFEPQLVEGKAIQIHPLVCTAFNADFDGDQMAVHVPLSAEAQAEARILMLSSNNILKPADGKPVTMPTQDMVIGLYHLTHLTPGGVGEGRAFSSDAEARMAYDNGELHLQAPVRIRLRGIVGVDNGAGAEPWVAPEGWVEGEPVTVETTLGRVLFNETLPQGYRFVNYEIRKGQLSAIVNDLAERFPKVALAATLDGLKEAGFHWATWSGVTIGMEDVIAPPRKREILERYEKEADRIDKQYQRGLMTAEERRGELIEIWTKATNEVAKEMDTALPQENPLWKMINSGARGNLLQLRQIAAIRGLVANPKGEIIPRPIKASYREGLSVLEYFISTHGARKGLADTALRTADSGYLTRRLVDVSQDVIIREEDCGTDRAIPMQIGQRLDGTLVVHEHAETSVHARTLADDIKGPDGNLVAERGQDINSIGVDRIVAAGVETVRVRSVLTCESKLGVCGACYGRSLPTGKTVDVGEAVGIIAAQSIGEPGTQLTMRTFHTGGVAGEDITQGLPRVQEIFEARIPKGKAPIADTPGRIRIEDGERSRKIIVVPDDGSDEIVYDKISKRVRLRAHDGDHVEVGEKLTEGTIDPHELLRILGPRAVQVHLTQEVQEVYRSQGVLIHDKHIEIIIRQMLKRVTVIDSGSTEFLPGVLVDRALFESENRRLVSEGGEPAAGRPVLMGITKASLATDSWLSAASFQETTRVLTDAAIHARSDSLIGLKENVIIGKLIPAGTGISKYRNIRVEPTEEAKAKVYSMTGYPETDYGFGPASGQAVPLDDFDFGSYR from the coding sequence GTGCTCGACGTCAACTTCTTCGACGAGCTGCGCATCGGCCTCGCCACCGCCGACGACATCCGTCAGTGGTCCCACGGCGAGGTCAAGAAGCCCGAGACCATCAACTACCGCACCCTGAAGCCGGAGAAGGACGGGCTCTTCTGCGAGAAGATCTTCGGTCCGCAGCGGGACTGGGAGTGCTACTGCGGTAAGTACAAGCGGGTCCGCTTCAAGGGCATCATCTGCGAGCGCTGCGGCGTCGAGGTGACCCGCTCCAAGGTTCGCCGGGAGCGGATGGGCCACATCGAGCTGGCCGCTCCGGTGACCCACATCTGGTACTTCAAGGGCGTGCCGAGCCGGCTGGGCTACCTGCTGGACCTCGCCCCGAAGGACCTCGAAAAGATCATCTACTTCGCCTCGTACGTCGTGACGAGCGTGGACGCCGAGGCGCGTCACCGTGACCTCTCGACCATCGAGAACGAGATCCTGGCCGAGAAGCGGCAGGCCGAGAACAGCCGCGACTCGGAGATCGAGAAGCGGGCCGCCAAGCTCGAGGCCGACCTGGCCGAGCTGGAGGCCGAGGGCGCGAAGGCGGACGTCCGGCGCAAGGTCAAGGAGGGCGGAGAGCGCGAGATGCGCCAGATCCGCGACCGGGCCCAGCGCGAGATCGACCGCCTCGACGAGGTCCTCGACACCTTCCGCAAGCTGGAGCCGAAGCAGCTGGTCACCGACGAGCTGCTCTACCGCGAGCTGCGGGACCGTTTCGGCGAGTACTTCACCGGTGCGATGGGTGCCGAGGCCATCAAGGCGCTGGTGCAGAACATGGACCTCGAGGCCGAGGCCGAGAGCCTGCGCGAGACCATCCGCTCCGGCAAGGGCCAGCGGAAGATCCGGGCGCTCAAGCGGCTGAAGGTCGTCGCGGCGTTCCAGAACACCCGCAACTCGCCGCTCGGCATGGTGCTGGACTGCGTCCCGGTCATCCCGCCGGACCTGCGTCCGATGGTGCAGCTCGACGGTGGCCGCTTCGCGACCTCCGACCTGAACGACCTGTACCGCCGGGTGATCAACCGGAACAACCGCCTCAAGCGACTGATCGACCTCGGCGCGCCCGAGATCATCGTCAACAACGAGAAGCGGATGCTCCAGGAGGCCGTCGACGCGCTGTTCGACAACGGCCGCCGTGGTCGGCCGGTCACCGGTCCGGGCAACCGCCCGCTGAAGTCGCTCTCCGACATGCTCAAGGGCAAGCAGGGCCGGTTCCGCCAGAACCTGCTGGGCAAGCGCGTCGACTACTCCGGCCGTTCGGTCATCGTGGTCGGCCCGAAGCTCAAGCTGCACCAGTGCGGCCTGCCCAAGCAGATGGCGCTGGAGCTGTTCAAGCCGTTCGTGATGAAGCGGCTGGTCGACCTCAACCACGCGCAGAACATCAAGTCCGCCAAGCGGATGGTCGAGCGGCAGCGGCCGGTCGTGTGGGACGTGCTGGAGGAGGTCATCGGCGAGCACCCGGTGCTGCTGAACCGGGCGCCGACCCTGCACCGGCTGGGTATCCAGGCCTTCGAGCCGCAGCTGGTCGAGGGCAAGGCCATCCAGATCCACCCGCTGGTCTGCACCGCGTTCAACGCCGACTTCGACGGTGACCAGATGGCGGTCCACGTGCCGCTCTCCGCCGAGGCCCAGGCCGAGGCGCGGATCCTGATGCTGTCGTCGAACAACATCCTCAAGCCGGCCGACGGCAAGCCGGTCACCATGCCCACCCAGGACATGGTCATCGGTCTCTACCACCTCACCCACCTCACCCCGGGTGGGGTGGGCGAGGGCCGGGCGTTCAGCTCGGACGCCGAGGCCCGGATGGCGTACGACAACGGCGAGCTGCACCTGCAGGCCCCGGTCAGGATCCGGCTGCGCGGCATCGTCGGGGTCGACAACGGCGCCGGCGCCGAGCCGTGGGTCGCGCCCGAGGGCTGGGTCGAGGGCGAGCCGGTGACGGTGGAGACCACCCTGGGCCGGGTCCTGTTCAACGAGACGCTGCCGCAGGGCTACCGCTTCGTGAACTACGAGATCCGCAAGGGCCAGCTCTCCGCGATCGTCAACGACCTCGCCGAGCGCTTCCCGAAGGTGGCCCTCGCGGCCACCCTGGACGGGCTCAAGGAGGCCGGTTTCCACTGGGCCACCTGGTCCGGCGTCACCATCGGCATGGAGGACGTCATCGCTCCGCCGCGGAAGCGGGAGATCCTGGAGCGGTACGAGAAGGAAGCCGACCGGATCGACAAGCAGTACCAGCGTGGTCTGATGACCGCCGAGGAGCGCCGCGGCGAGCTCATCGAGATCTGGACCAAGGCGACAAACGAGGTCGCCAAGGAGATGGACACCGCGCTGCCGCAGGAGAACCCGCTGTGGAAGATGATCAACTCGGGTGCCCGCGGTAACCTGCTCCAGCTCCGGCAGATCGCGGCGATCCGTGGTCTGGTGGCCAACCCGAAGGGTGAGATCATCCCGCGGCCCATCAAGGCCTCGTACCGGGAGGGTCTGTCCGTGCTGGAGTACTTCATCTCCACGCACGGCGCCCGGAAGGGTCTCGCGGACACCGCCCTGCGTACCGCCGACTCGGGTTACCTGACCCGGCGTCTGGTGGACGTCTCGCAGGACGTCATCATCCGCGAGGAGGACTGCGGCACCGACCGGGCCATCCCGATGCAGATCGGTCAGCGGCTCGACGGCACTCTCGTCGTGCACGAGCACGCCGAGACCAGCGTGCACGCCCGTACCCTGGCCGACGACATCAAGGGGCCGGACGGCAACCTGGTGGCCGAGCGGGGTCAGGACATCAACTCGATCGGCGTCGACCGGATCGTCGCGGCCGGGGTGGAGACCGTCCGGGTGCGCAGCGTGCTCACCTGCGAGTCGAAGCTGGGCGTCTGCGGTGCGTGCTACGGCCGCTCGCTGCCGACCGGCAAGACCGTGGACGTCGGCGAGGCGGTCGGCATCATCGCCGCCCAGTCGATCGGTGAGCCGGGTACGCAGCTGACGATGCGTACCTTCCACACCGGTGGTGTCGCGGGTGAGGACATCACCCAGGGTCTGCCCCGTGTCCAGGAGATCTTCGAGGCCCGGATCCCGAAGGGTAAGGCGCCCATCGCCGACACCCCGGGTCGGATCCGGATCGAGGACGGCGAGCGGTCGCGGAAGATCATCGTGGTGCCGGACGACGGCAGCGACGAGATCGTCTACGACAAGATCTCCAAGCGGGTCCGGCTGCGGGCTCACGACGGCGACCACGTCGAGGTCGGCGAGAAGCTCACCGAGGGCACCATCGACCCGCACGAGCTGCTGCGCATCCTCGGCCCGCGCGCGGTCCAGGTCCACCTGACCCAGGAGGTCCAGGAGGTCTACCGTTCGCAGGGTGTGCTCATCCACGACAAGCACATCGAGATCATCATCCGCCAGATGCTGAAGCGGGTGACGGTCATCGACTCCGGCTCGACCGAGTTCCTGCCGGGCGTGCTGGTCGACCGGGCGCTCTTCGAGTCGGAGAACCGCCGACTCGTCTCCGAGGGCGGCGAGCCCGCCGCGGGTCGCCCGGTGCTGATGGGTATCACCAAGGCATCGCTGGCCACGGACTCCTGGCTGTCGGCGGCCTCCTTCCAGGAGACCACCCGGGTGCTGACGGACGCGGCGATCCACGCCCGCAGCGACTCGCTGATCGGCCTCAAGGAGAACGTGATCATCGGTAAGCTCATCCCGGCCGGTACGGGCATCAGCAAGTACCGCAACATCCGGGTCGAGCCGACCGAGGAGGCGAAGGCCAAGGTCTACTCGATGACCGGCTACCCGGAGACCGACTACGGCTTCGGGCCGGCCAGCGGCCAGGCGGTGCCGCTGGACGACTTCGACTTCGGGTCGTACCGCTAA
- the rpoB gene encoding DNA-directed RNA polymerase subunit beta: MAASRPAKTSRTSSAFAPRRVSFGRITEHLEVPNLLAIQNESFDWLVGNEAWQGRSADDPHARSGLAEILDEISPIEDFSGTMSLSFSAPRFDEVKASIEECKEKDLTYCAPLFVTAEFTNNTTGEIKSQTVFMGDFPMMTPKGTFIINGTERVVVSQLVRSPGVYFDKQPDKTSDRDLSSVKVIPSRGAWLEFDIDKRDTVGVRIDRKRRQAVTVLLKAIGWSAEQIREKFGWSELMMTTLEKDHIAGQDEALLDIYRKLRPGEPPTRENAQTLLDNLFFNPKRYDVAKVGRYKFNKKLELGVPITTGTLTEDDIVATVEYLCRLHAGEEGYEADDIDHFGNRRLRTVGELIQNQVRVGLSRMERVVRERMTTQDVEAITPQTLINIRPVVAAIKEFFGTSQLSQFMDQTNPLAGLTHRRRLSALGPGGLSRERAGFEVRDVHPSHYGRMCPIETPEGPNIGLIGALSTFARVNPFGFIETPYRKVVNGRVTDQIDYLTADEEDRFVKAQANAPLKSDGSFAEDRVLVRRKGGETEDVPPEAVDYMDVSPRQMTSVATAMIPFLEHDDANRALMGANMQRQAVPLVKAESPLVGTGMEYRAAVDAGDVVVAEVGGVIEDLCADYITVHQDDGHRRTYLLHKFRRSNAGSCVNQKPVVFEGDRVEAGQVIADGPCTDEGEMALGRNLLVAFMTWEGHNYEDAIILSQRLVQQDVLTSIHIEEHEVDARDTKLGPEEITRDIPNVSEEMLADLDERGIIRIGAEVVPGDILVGKVTPKGETELTPEERLLRAIFGEKAREVRDTSLKVPHGETGTVIGVRTFSREDGDELPPGVNELVRVYVAQKRKIQDGDKLAGRHGNKGVISKILPIEDMPFLEDGTPVDIVLNPLGVPSRMNIGQVLETHLGWVAKTGWSVDGDDAEWKRQLRSIEAHESEPDTNVATPVFDGAREEEISGLLASTLPNRDGKQLIGSSGKAQLFDGRSGEPLPDPIAVGYIYILKLNHLVDDKIHARSTGPYSMITQQPLGGKAQFGGQRFGEMECWAMQAYGAAYALQELLTIKSDDVLGRVKVYEAIVKGENIPEPGIPESFKVLLKELQSLCLNVEVLSSDGVALEMRETDDEVFRAAEELGIDLSRREPSSVEEV, translated from the coding sequence TTGGCAGCTTCCCGCCCTGCGAAGACCAGTCGTACGTCGAGCGCTTTCGCGCCCCGCCGAGTTTCTTTCGGCAGGATCACCGAACACCTCGAGGTCCCCAACCTCCTTGCCATCCAGAACGAGTCCTTCGACTGGCTCGTCGGCAACGAGGCTTGGCAGGGCCGGTCGGCGGACGACCCGCACGCACGCTCGGGTCTCGCGGAGATCCTCGACGAGATCAGTCCCATTGAGGACTTTTCCGGCACCATGTCGCTCTCCTTCTCGGCTCCGCGCTTCGACGAGGTCAAGGCCTCGATCGAGGAGTGCAAGGAGAAGGACCTGACCTACTGCGCCCCGCTGTTCGTGACGGCGGAGTTCACCAACAACACCACCGGCGAGATCAAGAGCCAGACGGTGTTCATGGGTGACTTCCCGATGATGACGCCGAAGGGCACCTTCATCATCAACGGCACCGAGCGCGTCGTGGTCAGCCAGCTCGTCCGCTCGCCGGGCGTCTACTTCGACAAGCAGCCGGACAAGACCTCCGACCGCGACCTCTCCAGCGTCAAGGTCATCCCGAGCCGGGGTGCCTGGCTGGAGTTCGACATCGACAAGCGCGACACGGTCGGCGTCCGTATCGACCGCAAGCGCCGGCAGGCCGTCACCGTCCTGCTCAAGGCCATCGGGTGGTCGGCGGAGCAGATCCGCGAGAAGTTCGGCTGGTCCGAGCTGATGATGACCACGCTGGAGAAGGACCACATCGCCGGCCAGGACGAGGCGCTGCTCGACATCTACCGGAAGCTCCGCCCTGGCGAGCCGCCGACCCGCGAGAACGCCCAGACCCTGCTCGACAACCTCTTCTTCAACCCGAAGCGGTACGACGTCGCCAAGGTCGGGCGCTACAAGTTCAACAAGAAGCTCGAGCTGGGCGTGCCGATCACCACCGGCACGCTCACCGAGGACGACATCGTCGCCACCGTCGAGTACCTCTGCCGGCTGCACGCCGGTGAGGAGGGCTACGAGGCCGACGACATCGACCACTTCGGCAACCGTCGCCTGCGTACCGTGGGCGAGCTCATCCAGAACCAGGTCCGCGTCGGCCTGTCCCGGATGGAGCGCGTCGTCCGCGAGCGGATGACCACCCAGGACGTCGAGGCGATCACCCCGCAGACCCTGATCAACATCCGCCCGGTGGTGGCGGCGATCAAGGAGTTCTTCGGCACCTCGCAGCTGTCCCAGTTCATGGACCAGACCAACCCGCTGGCGGGCCTGACCCACCGGCGCCGGCTGAGCGCGCTCGGCCCGGGTGGTCTGTCCCGGGAGCGGGCCGGCTTCGAGGTCCGCGACGTGCACCCGTCCCACTACGGCCGGATGTGCCCGATCGAGACGCCGGAAGGCCCGAACATCGGTCTGATCGGCGCGCTGTCCACCTTCGCCCGGGTCAACCCGTTCGGCTTCATCGAGACGCCGTACCGGAAGGTCGTCAACGGTCGGGTCACCGACCAGATCGACTACCTGACCGCGGACGAGGAGGACCGGTTCGTCAAGGCGCAGGCCAACGCCCCGCTGAAGTCCGACGGGTCGTTCGCCGAGGACCGCGTCCTGGTCCGCCGTAAGGGCGGCGAGACCGAGGACGTGCCGCCGGAGGCCGTGGACTACATGGACGTCTCGCCGCGGCAGATGACCTCCGTGGCGACCGCGATGATCCCGTTCCTCGAGCACGACGACGCCAACCGCGCGCTCATGGGCGCGAACATGCAGCGCCAGGCGGTGCCGCTGGTCAAGGCGGAGTCCCCGCTGGTCGGTACGGGCATGGAGTACCGCGCGGCCGTCGACGCCGGTGACGTCGTCGTGGCCGAGGTCGGTGGCGTGATCGAGGACCTCTGCGCCGACTACATCACCGTCCACCAGGACGACGGCCACCGCCGGACGTACCTGCTGCACAAGTTCCGCCGCTCCAACGCCGGCTCCTGCGTCAACCAGAAGCCGGTCGTCTTCGAGGGCGACCGCGTCGAGGCCGGCCAGGTCATCGCCGACGGTCCGTGCACCGACGAGGGCGAGATGGCGCTCGGGCGCAACCTGCTCGTGGCGTTCATGACCTGGGAGGGGCACAACTACGAGGACGCGATCATCCTGTCGCAGCGCCTCGTGCAGCAGGACGTGCTCACCTCGATCCACATCGAGGAGCACGAGGTCGACGCCCGGGACACCAAGCTCGGCCCGGAGGAGATCACCCGCGACATCCCGAACGTCAGCGAGGAGATGCTCGCCGACCTCGACGAGCGCGGCATCATCCGGATCGGCGCCGAGGTCGTCCCTGGCGACATCCTGGTCGGCAAGGTCACTCCGAAGGGTGAGACCGAGCTGACCCCCGAGGAGCGGCTGCTCCGCGCGATCTTCGGCGAGAAGGCGCGCGAGGTCCGGGACACCTCGCTGAAGGTGCCGCACGGCGAGACCGGCACGGTCATCGGCGTGCGTACCTTCTCCCGCGAGGACGGCGACGAGCTGCCTCCGGGCGTGAACGAGCTGGTCCGGGTCTACGTGGCCCAGAAGCGCAAGATCCAGGACGGTGACAAGCTCGCGGGCCGCCACGGCAACAAGGGCGTCATCTCCAAGATCCTGCCGATCGAGGACATGCCGTTCCTGGAGGACGGCACCCCGGTCGACATCGTGCTGAACCCGCTCGGTGTGCCGTCCCGGATGAACATCGGCCAGGTCCTGGAGACCCACCTCGGGTGGGTGGCCAAGACCGGCTGGAGCGTCGACGGCGACGACGCCGAGTGGAAGCGCCAGCTCCGCTCGATCGAGGCGCACGAGTCCGAGCCGGACACCAACGTGGCCACCCCGGTTTTCGACGGTGCCCGCGAGGAGGAGATCTCCGGTCTGCTCGCGTCGACCCTGCCCAACCGGGACGGCAAGCAGCTGATCGGCTCCTCCGGCAAGGCGCAGCTCTTCGACGGTCGCTCCGGTGAGCCGTTGCCGGACCCGATCGCGGTCGGCTACATCTACATCCTGAAGCTCAACCACCTGGTCGACGACAAGATCCACGCCCGGTCGACCGGCCCGTACTCGATGATCACGCAGCAGCCGCTGGGTGGTAAGGCGCAGTTCGGTGGCCAGCGCTTCGGCGAGATGGAGTGCTGGGCGATGCAGGCGTACGGCGCCGCGTACGCCCTGCAGGAGCTGCTGACCATCAAGTCCGACGACGTCCTGGGCCGGGTGAAGGTCTACGAGGCGATCGTCAAGGGCGAGAACATCCCCGAGCCGGGCATCCCGGAGTCGTTCAAGGTGCTGCTCAAGGAGCTGCAGTCGCTGTGCCTCAACGTCGAGGTGCTGTCCAGCGACGGTGTGGCCCTGGAGATGCGCGAGACCGACGACGAGGTGTTCCGGGCCGCGGAGGAGCTGGGCATCGACCTGTCCCGGCGCGAGCCGAGCTCGGTCGAAGAGGTCTGA
- the rplL gene encoding 50S ribosomal protein L7/L12, whose protein sequence is MAKLSTDELLDAFKEMTLIELSEFVKQFEETFEVTAAAPVAVAAGAPAAAAAEAEPEKDEFDVVLDADGGKKIQVIKVVRELTGLGLKEAKDLVEAAPKAVLEKVNKETADKAKAKLEGEGAKVTLK, encoded by the coding sequence ATGGCGAAGCTCAGCACCGACGAGCTGCTCGACGCGTTCAAGGAGATGACGCTGATCGAGCTCTCCGAGTTCGTGAAGCAGTTCGAGGAGACCTTCGAGGTCACCGCCGCCGCCCCGGTCGCCGTGGCCGCGGGTGCCCCGGCCGCCGCCGCCGCGGAGGCCGAGCCGGAGAAGGACGAGTTCGACGTCGTCCTCGACGCCGACGGTGGCAAGAAGATCCAGGTCATCAAGGTCGTGCGCGAGCTGACCGGCCTGGGCCTGAAGGAGGCCAAGGACCTGGTCGAGGCCGCGCCGAAGGCGGTCCTGGAGAAGGTCAACAAGGAGACCGCCGACAAGGCCAAGGCCAAGCTCGAGGGCGAGGGCGCCAAGGTCACCCTCAAGTGA